The Natronomonas salsuginis genomic sequence CCGTTTCGGGGGGCCGTAGTGGCCCTCCCACTCGTCGTACTGAACGCCGTAGTAGCTCGCCGCGCTCGACGCGTCGCCGAGAAGCGCCATCGGGAGGTCGTACCGATCGGCGTAGGCGGCGGCCGCGTAGATGCTGTCCATCGAGAGCGCCCACACTTCGAGACCGGGCAGATCGTGCCAGCCGGCGTCCCGGATCGCACACAGTTCGGCGGTCGCCGTCGGCAGAAACGTCGCCGGGGCGAACCACAGCAGCACGGCGTTTCCGGCTCCGATGGGGCGAAACAGTTCGTAGAGCGCCGGCTCCCCGCCCTCGACGCCCGGGAGCGCGAAGTCGGGGGCGGTCTGCCCCTCCTGTATCATACGCTCCCTGCGGCGGCCGGCCCCTTCGCTTTGCCGGCCGGCGCGGTCGATCGGGGCCGTGTCGTCACGGTCGTCGGAGCGAGGGGTGAGTGTACTGCTTCGATCCGCTCGGCGAAGTAGGGCGGATACGTAGCACTAAATAGACGTACCCCGGTAGGTGCAGGCAGTGAATCGGTGAACCATCGCCATGGTAGGAGAGCTCTTTGTGACGCTGCTGGGCGACCCGTTCGCCGTGATGAACACGATCGGGTTGGTCGCGTTCGCCCTCGTCGGATCGTCCAAGGCGATCCGTGAGGAGTTCGATCTGTTCGGGATCGCGATCGTGGGGCTGGCGATGGCGTTCGCCGGCGGCGTGACGCGGGATCTCCTCGTGATGCGCGTGCCGTTGGCGCTTCAGTCCCCGGTCGAGCTCACGCTGGGGTTCGTCGGCGTGCTCTTGGCCATCGCGTTGCTGGTCGTGTTACGCTCCCCGGACGAGCATCCGATCACGCTCGTCGCGGACGCGGTCGGACTTGGGGCCTTTGCGACGACGGGAGCGATCGTCGCGACCGAGGCGAGCGTCTCCGCGATCGGCGTCGTGGCGATCGCGACGATCAATGCGGTCGGCGGGGGTGCGTTTGCCGATATCCTGCTCGACCGGTCCCCGTTCATCCTCTTCGATGATTTCTACGCCAGTTGCGCCGTCTTTGGCGGGGCGGCGTATCTCGTATCGGACGCCCTCGGAGCGGCCGGGAGTACCGCTGCCGGCGTCTGCGCCGTCGTTACCGTCGCGACGCGGCTAATCGCGGTGACGCGGAACTGGGAGCTTCCGACGGTTCAGGAATTAGGGCTGATCGAGCGATGAGATACCCCCGTCCGCAGCGCGCCGCGTTCATCCGTCGGTGAAGCTCCCGGAAATGCCGATACGCTACCGCGAGAGGGCCGCTTCGAGGCGATCGACGTACGTCTCGTGTCCGACAAACAGCGGCGTCCGTTCGTGAAGTTCCTCGGGCGTACACGCCAACAGCGATCGCTCGCCGTTCGAGGACGCACCGCCAGCGGACTCGACGATGTGAGCGATCGGGTGGCCCTCGAACAGCAGCCGGAGTTTCCCCTCGGGGCGCTCGCGGAGGCCGGGGTAGCCGAAGATCCCGCCGTAGGTGAGTACCTGGTTCACGTCGGCGATCATCGCGCCGCCGTAACGGAGTTTCAGCTCCGATTCGACTTCGGAGACGTAGTCGGCGAAGGCGTCGGTCCACTGCGGGACGCGGCCGCCGAACCCGTAGACGGTCGGCTCGTCGGGGAGCGTGAGGTTCTCGGTGACGACGCGCCGGGAGCCGTCGCCGTCTATCACCGACTCCGTGACGACGCCGTCGCGGGCGACGACCATCGTCGTGATCGGCCCGTAGAGGACGAACCCGCTCGCGAGGAGGTCGTCGCCGCTGGCGGGGAGCGTTCCGTCGTAGACGCCGAACAACGTTCCCATCGCGTTGTTCGATCTGAGGTTCGAGGAACCGTCGAGGGGGTCTGTGGCGACGAAGTACTGGCCTTCACCGTCGGCACGGACGACCGGTTCGCGCTCCTCGCTGGCGTAGCCGGTGACCGCGTCGATGTCGAGAAGTCGCGCTTCGAGCAGCTCGTCGGCGTAGACGTCGGCTTCCAGCTGGCGCTCGCCGGAGGGGTTCGCGCCGGCCTCGTAGGTGCGTCTACCGACGAGTCCCTCGCGAACGTCGGGAGCGGTCGAGGCGACGGCGTCGACGACGGCGGCGATCGGGTCGGACATCGGGCGTTAGTCGGCCGCCTCAAGCGCCTCGTCGACGGTCGCCTCCTCGAAAATGACCGCTTCGAGGGCGTCAAGGATGCGTTCGGGGTTCTCGCGCTGCCAGACGTTTCGACCGACGGCGAGCCCCTTGCCGCCGGCGTCGATCGTCTGTTTGACGCTCTCGAGGAACGCTCGGTCGCTCGTCTTCGAGCCGCCGGACATGACGACCTTCGTCCGCCCAGCCATCCGGACGGCGTCCTCCATCGCCTCGCGGCTGCCGGGGTGTTTCACCTTGGCCACGTCGGCGCCGAGTTCCAGAGCGAGTCGGGCGGCGTAGGAGATCGTCGACGGCTTGGTGTCGTTCTTCAATCCCTGTCCGCGCGGGTACGACCACATCACGACGGCCATTCCGTGCTCGCGGGCGGCCTCCTGGGCCTCGCGGAACTCCTCGACCATCTCGATCTCGTGGTTCGAACCGCCGTAGACAGTGAAGCCGACCGAGGACGCGCCCAACTCGGCGGCGTACTCGACGGAGCAGTTGACCGCAGAATCTGGCTCGCCCATCCAGAGGTTCGAGGTGCCATTGAGCTTCGCGAGGAGGTCGACGTCGTCCTCGTAGCTCGGATAGTACGCCTCCGCGATCCCCTTCTGGACGGCGACGGAGGTGACCGCGGGGTGGGTCGCCGCCTCGAACGTTCGCTCGGGGTCGGCGCTCTCGGGAACGCCCTCGAAGTCGACCGGACCGTGCTCGAGACCGTGGTCGTACGCGAGAATGAGCACCTTTCCGTCCCGACACAGCGGGGTGTCGTCGATGGGAATCATGTACGTGAACGTCCGGTGAGGCGGACAAAGAAGATTCTGGTCCGTCGAGGCCAGCGATGGGAACTCACACTGGAAAGCGTACCGAGAACGTCCACTGGAAAACGTACTGAGGTATCTACGCGTTGTTCATCCGGATCGACTGCTCCGCCCCACAGAGACGACAGGCGGCGACTCGGTAGGGTTCTCGGGAGTACTCGGCGTTTTCGGTCCGTTGGCTCTCCGTTCGGAGTTCGATCGACACGTCGTGTGGCGTGTTGCGGTCGCACGACTCACACGATTCGGTCATCGTTCCGTCGGTGTCATCTGGTTTCGTCGACATGCGTACACTCCCGTAGCGATGAGAGACTCCTAAAATGGCGAGTCGGTTGCGGACCGTTTAGCCCAAGAAGAAGCAGATATTGCCAGACGAGTCGTGACCGAGCTAAAACGTTTAAAATGTCGTCTCGGACCGCGAATATACGCCCGAAACAGTTGAACAGCCACAAGAGTTAAATACTGGTTCGACCCCCGACACGTTATCTCACGGACGCCCCGAGGGGGGATATGGACCAGCTATTCGCGCCCTGGCGAATCGAGTGGGTCGAGCGGGACGGCTCGGACGGAATCGAGGGCTGTCCGTTCTGCGTCCTTCCGGATCGCGATGACGCCCAGGAGGCGCTCGTCGTCGCCGAGTCCGAGCACGCCTTCGTGCTGTCGAACAACTACCCGTACAACCCCGGTCACGTCATGGTCATCCCGCGCCGACACACCGGCGAGTACACCGAACTCGACGACGGCGCGCTGTTAGATCACGCCAGGCTCAAACAGCGAACCATGCGGGCGCTCGATGCGGCGTTCGAGCCCGACGGCCTCAACGCCGGACTCAACCTCGGCGACGCCTCCGGCGGTTCCGTCGACGACCACCTGCACACGCACGTCGTTCCCCGCTGGGGTGGTGACACCAACTTCATGCCGGTCTGTTCGGACACGAAGGTGATCGTGCAGGCGCTCGAGGAGAGCTACGAGCAACTTCACGAGGCGTTCGCGGCGCAGTCGGGAACGCGGATACTGGACAGCGGATCCGTTTTCGTCGACGGTTGATCCGAGGTTCGGCGCTCCGAAACGCCCGCTTCGAGACGCCTAATCCGACCACTTATGCGGGCCGTTCCGGTAGAGGGTGCCGTGAGCGAGGGCGCGATCGCCGAAGCGGGGCTCGAAGCCGACGAGGCCAAACGCGGGTTCACCCGTGCGAGCGTCGTCAACGTCCTCGGGAACGCGATCAAGATCGTCGTCGAGGCGGCCGTCGGATTGGCGTTCGGCTCCGTCGCCCTGCTGGCCGACGCCGCCCACTCGGTCGCGGATCTGGTCGCGAGCGTCGTGGTGTTTGTGTGGGGGCGGAGCGTCTACGATGACCCGGACGAGGCCCACCCGCACGGCCACCAGCGAGTCGAACCGCTCGCGGCGCTGTTCGTCGGCAGCGTCATCGTCCTGCTGGGATTAAACCTCCTCTACGAATCCGCCCGCGGAGTGCTCGAAGGCCCGGGCGTCACGTTCAGCCCGCTTCTTATCGGGGCGTTGCTGTTCGCGATCGCGGACATGTATCTCCTGTACTGGTACACCGTTCGAGTGAACGAGACGATCGGATCGTCGGCGCTTGACGCGCTCGCCGTCGACTGCCGGAACGACATCTACACCTCGATCGCTGCGCTCGTCGGCGTCATCGGCGTTTTCTTCGGCTACGCGACGCTCGACGCTGCCGCCGGCGGACTCGTCAGCGTGCTCGTCGTGTATCAGGGCTTCGAGATTGGCCGCGAAAACGTGTCGTACCTGATCGGCGCCGCCCCGAGCGACGAACAGCGACGACAGGTCGCGGACGTGCTCCGGTCGCACCCGGCGGTCTCGGGCGTGCACGACCTCGCCGTCTTCTACGACGGCACCGACCTCGAGGTCGAGGCCCACGTCGAGGTCGACGGCGAACTGACGCTTATCGAGGCCCACGACATCGAGACGGAACTCGTGATGTCGCTGCGGAGCCTCGACGACGTGGGCGACGTCCACCTCCACCTCGATCCCGCCGGTATCGGCGAGTGGAAGGACGCGATCGACGACTAGAGCGCCGTCGGAACGAAAACCGAGGGGCGGTTAAATCGGCGTCCCGAAGCAATACATCGCCTCGTGCGCTGTGATCTCGACGTCGACGAAGTCGCCGACCTTGACGCCGCGCTCGGACGCGTTCGTGACGATCACCTGTCGGTAGGCCTCGTCCCGACACTTCACCGAATCGCCCGTCCCCGGCTCGGCGGCAAGGACGGTATGCGTCTCGCCGACCATCGATGCGTGGATCTCGGTAGAAATCTCGCGTTTCAGCTCCGACATCGCCTTCGATCGCTCCTTTTTGATCGTCCCGCCGAGCCCCTTCATTTCGGCGGCGTCCGTCCCCGGTCGCTTCGAGAAGCGCGTGACGTTGATCTTCTCGGGACGCACCCGATCGAGCAGTTCCATCGAGCGCTCGTGGTCGGCGTCGGTCTCGGTCGGAAAGCCGACGATGAAGTCCGTCGAGAGCGTCCAGTGGTCGAGTCGATCGTCGAAGGTCTCGACGATCGCCTCGAACTTGTCGACGCGGTGTTGACGGCGCATCGCTTCGAGCACCTCGTCGGAGCCCGATTGGACGGGCGCGTGGATGAAGTCGTAGAGCTTCTCGTTCTCGGCGAAGACATCGACAAGTTCCTCGTGGATCCCGTGGATGCCGCCGGGGTTCGCCATCCCGAGTCGGACGCGAAAGTCGCCGTCGATGTCACAGATCCGATCGAGCAGTTCGGGGAGCTTTCGATCACCGGTGTCCCACCCGTAGACGCCGGTGTCCTGGCCCGTGACGCGGATCTCCTTCGCGCCGGCGTGGACGAGCGCCCGCGCTTTCTCGACGTTTTCGGCGACCGACGGGGAGTCGACGCGGCCGGTCGCGAACTTCGTGATGCAGTACGAGCAGTTGCTCATGCAACCGCGGGCGATCGGGAGGATGCCGACGACGCCATCGAGGATCGGCTCGGCGTCCGGCGTCGTCGTCGGACACTCGCCGTTCGTGACAGCGGTCGGCACGTCGTCCCAGTGGAGCACCTGCACGTCGAGGTCGGCGAACTCCTCGCCCTGTGCGAGCGCCATACAGCCGGTGACGATCAGATCGGACGTCTCGTCGGCCAACTCCTCGGCGCGTCGGAGCATGTTCCGCTCGGTCTTCTCGACGACCGTGCAGGTGTTGAGAATGGCCACGTCCGCCTCGTCGGCCCCGTCGACGCGGTAGTGGCCCGCGTCGCGGAGCGACCGCTCGATCCGGCGGCTCTCGCCCCGGTTCGACGTACAGCCGTACGTCTCGATGTGGTAGGTGGCCATCGATTACCCGTTCCTTGCGGGCCGCCGGTCAAAAGGGCGACGTTTCGGCTCACTCGGCCGACCGAGCATCCGCTTCGAACGACGAGCGCTCGATCGTGTCGGCGTCGAAGCCCTCGACGATCGCCGCGCCCGCCGATGCGCCGATCCGGTCGGCACCTGCTTCGAGCATGGCGAGCGCCGTCTCGAAGTCTCCGATCCCGCCGCTGGCTTTCACCGGCAGGTACTCCGACATGATCTCGACGTCCTCGACGGTCGCCCCGCCGACCGAGAAGCCGGTCGAGGTCTTCACATACGCCGCGCCGGCATCGGCCGCGAGTTTGCAGACGGTTCGAAACTCTCCGACGGAGAGCAACGGAGCCTCGACGATGACCTTCACCGGGATCGGGACGGCGGCGACGACGCGGCCGAGTTCGTCCGCGATTGCCCCGTCGTCGCCGCCGCGAAGCCGGCCGACGTTGACGACCACGTCGATCTCGTCGACCCCGTCCTTCCAGGCGCGTTCGGCCTCGAACTCTTTCGCCTCAGGAGCGGCCTGCCCGTGGGGAAACCCACAGACGGTGACGAGCGTGACCGTCGGCGCGTACTCGCTCGCCTCGGAGACGTAACACGGCGGGACACACGCGTTCATCCCGTACTCGATCGTGGTGTCGAGAACCGAACGAACGTCGTCGAACGTCGTTTCCGGCCCGAGGACGGTGTGGTCGATGCGGGCGGCGAAGGCGGCGCGGTCCATATCGGTTTCACACGGGACGGGCATAAATCGACACCGACTCGCCGAAAACATCAAAGTGTTTAAATACCTTTCCCACGTTCTCTATGTACTAACATCAGACCGGGTCTTTTCGAGAAGATTCCCCACCTGGTAGCCCCCGCCACGTAGCATGAGCGAACATACACGAACACGAACGACCGAGACGGAGACCGAGTCCGAAACCGAGAGAGAAGAGACGAACAGCTGTCCGGAGTGCAGCGGTACGCTCGTCGCCGATTCCGAGCACGGGGAGACGGTATGCACGGAGTGCGGCCTGGTGGTCGAAGAGGACTCGATCGACCGTGGCCCGGAGTGGCGCGCCTTCGATAGCGCCGAGAAGGATCAAAAATCCCGCGTGGGTGCCCCGACGACCAACATGATGCACGACAAGGGGCTCTCCACCAACATCGACTGGCGCGATCAGGACGCCTACGGGAACTCGCTGGGGTCGCGTCAGCGCCAGAAGATGCAGCGACTCCGCAAGTGGAACGAGCGTTTTCGCACGCGCGACTCCAAAGAGCGCAATCTCAAACAGGCACTCGGCGAGATCGACCGGATGGCGAGCGCGCTCGGCCTCCCCGAGAACGTCCGCGAAACAGCCAGCGTCATCTACCGCCGCGCGCTCGACGAAAACCTGCTGCCCGGCCGCTCCATCGAGGGCGTCTCCACCGCCTCCGTGTACGCCGCCGCCCGGCAGGCCGGCGTCCCGCGCAGCCTCGACGAGGTCGCCGGCGTTTCGCGGGTCGAAAAGAGCGAGATCGCCCGCACCTACCGCTACGTCGTCCGCGAACTCGGCCTGGAAGTCGCGCCCGCCGATCCCGAGAGCTACGTCCCGCGCTTTGCGAGCGAACTCAGCCTCTCAGAGGAGGCCGAAAACCGCGCGCGAAAGCTGCTTAGTAACGCCAAAGAGCAAGGCGTTCACTCGGGGAAGTCGCCGGTCGGGCTGGCGGCGGCGGCCGTCTACGCCGCCTCGCTGCTCACCAACGAGAAGACGACGCAGGCGGCGGTCTCGGAGGTCGCCGACATCTCCGAAGTCACCATCCGAAACCGCTACCACGAACTCCTCGAAGCCGAGCAGGACCTCGCGTTCGCCTGAACGCGAAACGACTACCCCGAGCGCGTCGTTTTTCACCGTGCCGCTCGTTCGGAGAGCCGTGCGGGAGTTCCCCTTCGAACTCGCGGTGTGTGCCGCCCTCGAAGCCGAGAGCGATGGCATCGTCGCGCGTCAGCTCGGTACGCACTCACGAATCGTCGACGTCGTCGAGGTGCAGCCGGGACCGGAGTTCGATCGACGGACGGCGATCACCGCGGAGACGATCCCCGGCCTCGCAATCGAGAGCGACGTCGGCGTCGGACGCGCTCGTCGACCGAAGAACGCCATAGACGCCCATCCGGACCGCGCCTCGACGATCGCCGACCGGGCCGTCGAGATCGGCTTTTTCCAGGAGGAGCGTCGAAAGAGGCGACGATACGTCCGACAAACGACGGCGTATCCGGAGTGGATCGGTGGCCTTCGCGCGTTCGAGAACAAACCGGACCTCGGTCGTCCCGGCGATCTGGAACTCCAGCTCCGCAAGGACGTCTCGCTGTCGCTGTTCGACGAAGTCGTGCTCGTCACGGCGTCGTACGTGACCGGGGCACATCTGAATCGAATTCCCGAACCGGTCGGCGTGTGGCGCTTCGATCCCGACGACGGCACCTTCGAGGTCGTCCGGGAGCCGTGTCGATTGGCCGCGAGCGAGCCCGGAATCGCCGTTATTGACGAATCGCCGACGCGAGTCGACGTCGAGCCGGTCGACGCCGAGCGGAAGGCTCGACTCCGAATCCGGGTAGCAGAGCGCGCCTATGGGAAGGGCTGGCGGCCCCGGAAGCTCCCCGAGTGTGCGAACGCGAACGCCCGCGGCCCCGCGTTCGGTGACGACGACGCGTTGCCGTACTGCGCCTGGAAGGACCGGTTTGTCGACCCGGCGCGCGAGTGCGGGGCCGAGTGCGACGGCCACGAGGGGGCCGAACCGCCGAACGTCGACATTGCGGCCGAGCGGGAACGACACGGCCCCTGGGTCGCCGATCCAGCAGGCGTCGCCCGACGGCAGGTCGGACTCGATCAGTTCCGGGACGGGTGACGGAGGCGCGTCGGCGACCCCCAGTCTTGATTTACCCGGCAGACGGACGTACGTCAACGATGGCCAGACGAAGTGTCCTGTTTTCGCCCGGCGACAAGCCCGATCTGATGCGTAAAGCCCCCGAAACTGGTGCCGATACGGTCGTGTTCGATCTCGAGGATGCCGTTGCGCCCGGGCAGAAGGCGACGGCGCGAACCGCCGTTTCGGACGTCCTCACGGATCGGTCCTTCGATCCCGACTGCGAGGTGTGTGTCCGGGTCAATCCCGATCTCGGGGCTGCTGTTCGCGACATTGAAGCGATCACCGACGGCGATCCGCGGCTCGATTCGGTGATGGCACCGAAGGTGGAGTCGGCGGACGACGTGGCGCGGATCGGCGAACTCCTTCGGGAGTGCGGCAACGAGCTCCCGATCATCGCGATCTGTGAATCCGCTTCTGGAGTGCTCGCTGCCGAAGCGATCGCGGCAGCAGATCGCGTAGACGCCGTACTGTTCGGCGCGGAGGACCTATCCGCGGATGTCGGCGCGACCCGAACTGAGACGGGCGAGGAGATTGCCTACGCGCGCGAACACGTCGTATTGGCCGCCGCCGCGGCCGACGTTGACGCGATCGACACGCTCGTCACCGACATCGGCGCGACCGACCGACTGGCCGAGGAGACCGCGGTCGCCCGACAACTCGGCTACGACGGCAAGATCGCGATCCATCCGTCGCAAGTCGAGGTGATAAACGAGACGTTCACGCCGGATCCCGAGGACGTCGAGTGGGCAAATCGGGTGCTCGACGCCGCCGAGGCGGCCGAAGCCGAGGGCCGGGGGGTGTTCCGCGTCGACGACGAGATGATCGATGCACCGCTGATCGAACGCGCTGAAGCGATCCTCGATCGACACCGAGCAGCCCGGAAGACGCAGTGAGGAAAGCCAGGTCGTGTCTAGATCGAAACGAGCAAGTCGCTCAGAACGATCAAGAGCAGCCCCGCGAGGACGACGGCACCCAAAAAGAACGCCGCGATTCGGAGCAATCGATTCCACATCTCTGCGTCGTTGACGTCGGTTTGTGGATCCATGTGTGACGTGTACGAACACACAGCATCGATTAAGCTTTCGGGTTGTGTTCCGGCGTGTGGGCCGCCGAAATCGTCACTGACCGGACTCGTTCGGAGAGGGTCGTCACGCTTAAGCGACGGCTAGACGACGATTTCGATATGCCCGAGGATGCCAACCCGTTCGAGAGTTTACAGGAACAGATCGACGACGCAGCTGCTCACATGGGCGTCGACGACGACGTCCTCGAACGACTGAAAAATCCCGAGCGAATACTGGAGACGAATCTCTCGGTCGAACTCGATGACGGATCCGTCGGAGTATTTCGCGCCTACCGGTCGCAGTTCAACGGCGATCGCGGTCCGTATAAGGGCGGCATTCGCTACCATCCGAACGTCTCGCGCGACGAGGTGAAAGCGCTCTCGGGATGGATGGTGTACAAGTGTGCCACGGTTGACATTCCCTACGGC encodes the following:
- a CDS encoding redoxin domain-containing protein translates to MIQEGQTAPDFALPGVEGGEPALYELFRPIGAGNAVLLWFAPATFLPTATAELCAIRDAGWHDLPGLEVWALSMDSIYAAAAYADRYDLPMALLGDASSAASYYGVQYDEWEGHYGPPKRAVFLVGTDWDVAFVWSCADAFEASDPSPVELVAPHVQARFAAADMEVSIDYDAFTPP
- a CDS encoding trimeric intracellular cation channel family protein, whose translation is MVGELFVTLLGDPFAVMNTIGLVAFALVGSSKAIREEFDLFGIAIVGLAMAFAGGVTRDLLVMRVPLALQSPVELTLGFVGVLLAIALLVVLRSPDEHPITLVADAVGLGAFATTGAIVATEASVSAIGVVAIATINAVGGGAFADILLDRSPFILFDDFYASCAVFGGAAYLVSDALGAAGSTAAGVCAVVTVATRLIAVTRNWELPTVQELGLIER
- a CDS encoding class 1 fructose-bisphosphatase → MSDPIAAVVDAVASTAPDVREGLVGRRTYEAGANPSGERQLEADVYADELLEARLLDIDAVTGYASEEREPVVRADGEGQYFVATDPLDGSSNLRSNNAMGTLFGVYDGTLPASGDDLLASGFVLYGPITTMVVARDGVVTESVIDGDGSRRVVTENLTLPDEPTVYGFGGRVPQWTDAFADYVSEVESELKLRYGGAMIADVNQVLTYGGIFGYPGLRERPEGKLRLLFEGHPIAHIVESAGGASSNGERSLLACTPEELHERTPLFVGHETYVDRLEAALSR
- a CDS encoding class I fructose-bisphosphate aldolase, translated to MIPIDDTPLCRDGKVLILAYDHGLEHGPVDFEGVPESADPERTFEAATHPAVTSVAVQKGIAEAYYPSYEDDVDLLAKLNGTSNLWMGEPDSAVNCSVEYAAELGASSVGFTVYGGSNHEIEMVEEFREAQEAAREHGMAVVMWSYPRGQGLKNDTKPSTISYAARLALELGADVAKVKHPGSREAMEDAVRMAGRTKVVMSGGSKTSDRAFLESVKQTIDAGGKGLAVGRNVWQRENPERILDALEAVIFEEATVDEALEAAD
- a CDS encoding DUF7835 family putative zinc beta-ribbon protein, coding for MSTKPDDTDGTMTESCESCDRNTPHDVSIELRTESQRTENAEYSREPYRVAACRLCGAEQSIRMNNA
- a CDS encoding HIT family protein, translated to MDQLFAPWRIEWVERDGSDGIEGCPFCVLPDRDDAQEALVVAESEHAFVLSNNYPYNPGHVMVIPRRHTGEYTELDDGALLDHARLKQRTMRALDAAFEPDGLNAGLNLGDASGGSVDDHLHTHVVPRWGGDTNFMPVCSDTKVIVQALEESYEQLHEAFAAQSGTRILDSGSVFVDG
- a CDS encoding cation diffusion facilitator family transporter, with the translated sequence MSEGAIAEAGLEADEAKRGFTRASVVNVLGNAIKIVVEAAVGLAFGSVALLADAAHSVADLVASVVVFVWGRSVYDDPDEAHPHGHQRVEPLAALFVGSVIVLLGLNLLYESARGVLEGPGVTFSPLLIGALLFAIADMYLLYWYTVRVNETIGSSALDALAVDCRNDIYTSIAALVGVIGVFFGYATLDAAAGGLVSVLVVYQGFEIGRENVSYLIGAAPSDEQRRQVADVLRSHPAVSGVHDLAVFYDGTDLEVEAHVEVDGELTLIEAHDIETELVMSLRSLDDVGDVHLHLDPAGIGEWKDAIDD
- a CDS encoding tRNA (N(6)-L-threonylcarbamoyladenosine(37)-C(2))-methylthiotransferase, producing MATYHIETYGCTSNRGESRRIERSLRDAGHYRVDGADEADVAILNTCTVVEKTERNMLRRAEELADETSDLIVTGCMALAQGEEFADLDVQVLHWDDVPTAVTNGECPTTTPDAEPILDGVVGILPIARGCMSNCSYCITKFATGRVDSPSVAENVEKARALVHAGAKEIRVTGQDTGVYGWDTGDRKLPELLDRICDIDGDFRVRLGMANPGGIHGIHEELVDVFAENEKLYDFIHAPVQSGSDEVLEAMRRQHRVDKFEAIVETFDDRLDHWTLSTDFIVGFPTETDADHERSMELLDRVRPEKINVTRFSKRPGTDAAEMKGLGGTIKKERSKAMSELKREISTEIHASMVGETHTVLAAEPGTGDSVKCRDEAYRQVIVTNASERGVKVGDFVDVEITAHEAMYCFGTPI
- the deoC gene encoding deoxyribose-phosphate aldolase, whose protein sequence is MDRAAFAARIDHTVLGPETTFDDVRSVLDTTIEYGMNACVPPCYVSEASEYAPTVTLVTVCGFPHGQAAPEAKEFEAERAWKDGVDEIDVVVNVGRLRGGDDGAIADELGRVVAAVPIPVKVIVEAPLLSVGEFRTVCKLAADAGAAYVKTSTGFSVGGATVEDVEIMSEYLPVKASGGIGDFETALAMLEAGADRIGASAGAAIVEGFDADTIERSSFEADARSAE
- a CDS encoding transcription initiation factor IIB — protein: MSEHTRTRTTETETESETEREETNSCPECSGTLVADSEHGETVCTECGLVVEEDSIDRGPEWRAFDSAEKDQKSRVGAPTTNMMHDKGLSTNIDWRDQDAYGNSLGSRQRQKMQRLRKWNERFRTRDSKERNLKQALGEIDRMASALGLPENVRETASVIYRRALDENLLPGRSIEGVSTASVYAAARQAGVPRSLDEVAGVSRVEKSEIARTYRYVVRELGLEVAPADPESYVPRFASELSLSEEAENRARKLLSNAKEQGVHSGKSPVGLAAAAVYAASLLTNEKTTQAAVSEVADISEVTIRNRYHELLEAEQDLAFA
- a CDS encoding DUF5787 family protein, yielding MREFPFELAVCAALEAESDGIVARQLGTHSRIVDVVEVQPGPEFDRRTAITAETIPGLAIESDVGVGRARRPKNAIDAHPDRASTIADRAVEIGFFQEERRKRRRYVRQTTAYPEWIGGLRAFENKPDLGRPGDLELQLRKDVSLSLFDEVVLVTASYVTGAHLNRIPEPVGVWRFDPDDGTFEVVREPCRLAASEPGIAVIDESPTRVDVEPVDAERKARLRIRVAERAYGKGWRPRKLPECANANARGPAFGDDDALPYCAWKDRFVDPARECGAECDGHEGAEPPNVDIAAERERHGPWVADPAGVARRQVGLDQFRDG
- a CDS encoding HpcH/HpaI aldolase/citrate lyase family protein; the protein is MARRSVLFSPGDKPDLMRKAPETGADTVVFDLEDAVAPGQKATARTAVSDVLTDRSFDPDCEVCVRVNPDLGAAVRDIEAITDGDPRLDSVMAPKVESADDVARIGELLRECGNELPIIAICESASGVLAAEAIAAADRVDAVLFGAEDLSADVGATRTETGEEIAYAREHVVLAAAAADVDAIDTLVTDIGATDRLAEETAVARQLGYDGKIAIHPSQVEVINETFTPDPEDVEWANRVLDAAEAAEAEGRGVFRVDDEMIDAPLIERAEAILDRHRAARKTQ